One genomic segment of [Phormidium] sp. ETS-05 includes these proteins:
- a CDS encoding UPF0182 family protein, translated as MTSIFPAFILGVVGLWLGFDVVVKFTAENLWFQSTGYAQVFWRLLMMRGVMLTVGLGVSSGFLFGNLLLAKKLKYDGPVVILPGNPAPTRPLTLRSLLPIVLILGLVVGTIVFYYGQIALAYWWGPNVRPELGNIGTEASLNLLPLQVPQALNWDELWRLLQQIQSQPYLLVLLLLLALACTVQKRFLVAGAALLVFGNAYILSAHWAQVLLFLHPTAFHISDPLFSQDISFYIFGLPLWKLLEFWLKGIFLFAFAAVGLIYLTSGNSLSEGMFPGFSPEQRRHLNGLGGGLMLLVAGGYWLGCYELLYSTRGVSYGAGFTDVNVQLPVDIILALSALGIGMNLLFKALVGVPDRPHQQYARNRDQAAIDVGFQQISRQETRFLKWAKPSFKPSDLPHLRTLLLFYLGLTLVADYFLPYVVQRLVVQPNELQREQPYIQRTIAFTRQAFGLDNIEAYPFDPEAKLTPEDIQNNDLTIRNIRLWDSRPLLETNRQLQQIRPYYKFPDADIDRYTLKKESPGPNQPQTEKQQVLIAARELDFTSITNAAQTWVNQHMVYTHGYGFTLSPVNMAGPEGLPYYFVKDIGGDTTGTLNTSSQRIRASIPIDHPRIYYGEIANTYILAPSKVPELDYPQGEDNAYHSYSGASGVSLSNWWRRLVFAQYLKSWQMLFTNNLTPETKVLYRRNIQEQITHIAPFLRYDSDPYLVVANAKLKGGDRALPEADIPQNYLYWIVDAYTTSQYYPYSEPSDIDRFNYIRNSVKVVIDAYNGLVDFYVADSSDPIIQSWQAIFPGMFQPLDAMPATLRTHIRYPVDLFEIQSERLLVYHMTDPQVFYNREDQWQVPKEIYGGEPRPVEPYYLIFKLPAERKEEFILLHPFTPTRRNNLIGWLAGRSDGNNYGKLLLYQFPKQRLIYGPEQIEARINQDPAISQQISLWNRQGSRVIQGNLLVIPIEKSLLYVEPLYLEAEQNSLPTLARVIVAYENRIVMAGTLSEALNTLFQPQLPVPKPILSPF; from the coding sequence ATGACCAGCATCTTTCCCGCCTTCATCCTAGGTGTAGTGGGGCTATGGCTGGGCTTCGATGTGGTGGTGAAATTCACAGCGGAAAACCTCTGGTTCCAAAGCACAGGATATGCCCAAGTCTTTTGGCGGCTGCTGATGATGCGGGGCGTTATGCTGACTGTGGGACTGGGAGTCAGCAGCGGCTTTCTCTTCGGCAACCTACTCCTGGCCAAGAAACTGAAATATGACGGACCGGTGGTTATCCTACCGGGGAATCCTGCACCCACACGCCCTTTAACTCTGCGCTCGCTGCTGCCCATAGTGCTAATTTTGGGCCTGGTAGTAGGGACGATCGTATTTTATTACGGCCAAATCGCCCTCGCATACTGGTGGGGTCCCAACGTCAGGCCAGAGCTGGGAAACATAGGCACAGAAGCCAGCTTAAACCTATTACCCTTGCAAGTGCCCCAAGCTCTGAACTGGGATGAGCTGTGGCGGTTGCTACAGCAAATCCAATCCCAACCTTATTTACTGGTGCTATTGCTACTGCTAGCCCTAGCTTGCACCGTGCAAAAACGCTTTTTGGTCGCTGGCGCCGCCCTGCTGGTCTTTGGCAATGCCTACATCCTCTCCGCACACTGGGCACAGGTACTGCTATTTTTGCACCCCACAGCATTTCATATCTCCGACCCACTGTTTAGTCAAGATATCAGCTTTTACATCTTCGGTTTGCCCCTGTGGAAGTTGCTGGAATTTTGGCTCAAAGGCATATTTTTATTCGCTTTCGCCGCCGTGGGCTTGATTTACCTCACTTCTGGCAACAGCCTCAGCGAAGGCATGTTTCCCGGATTTTCCCCGGAGCAACGCCGCCACCTCAACGGACTCGGAGGCGGCTTGATGCTATTGGTAGCTGGCGGCTACTGGCTCGGTTGCTATGAATTGCTTTATTCCACCCGAGGTGTCAGTTACGGCGCCGGATTCACCGATGTAAACGTCCAGCTACCGGTAGATATTATCCTAGCCCTTTCGGCTCTAGGTATTGGGATGAACCTGCTGTTCAAAGCATTGGTTGGCGTTCCCGATCGGCCACATCAGCAGTACGCAAGAAACCGGGACCAGGCTGCGATAGATGTGGGTTTTCAACAGATATCTAGGCAAGAAACCCGGTTTCTCAAATGGGCAAAGCCATCGTTTAAGCCTTCTGATTTACCCCACCTGAGAACCTTACTGCTGTTTTATTTGGGGCTGACGTTGGTCGCGGACTATTTCCTCCCCTATGTTGTGCAGAGGTTAGTAGTGCAACCGAACGAGCTACAGCGGGAGCAGCCATATATCCAGCGCACGATCGCTTTTACACGCCAAGCCTTTGGTTTAGATAATATTGAAGCCTATCCCTTCGACCCCGAAGCCAAGCTGACCCCGGAAGATATTCAAAATAACGACCTGACAATTAGGAATATCCGTCTCTGGGATAGCCGTCCCTTGCTAGAAACCAATCGGCAACTACAGCAAATCCGCCCTTACTATAAATTTCCTGATGCCGATATCGATCGCTACACCCTGAAAAAGGAGTCACCAGGCCCCAACCAACCCCAAACCGAAAAACAACAAGTCCTCATCGCCGCCCGAGAACTCGATTTTACCTCCATCACCAACGCTGCCCAAACCTGGGTCAACCAGCACATGGTTTATACCCACGGCTATGGTTTTACTCTCTCCCCCGTGAATATGGCCGGACCAGAGGGGCTGCCCTACTACTTTGTCAAAGATATTGGCGGCGATACTACTGGCACTTTGAACACTTCCAGCCAGCGAATTCGCGCCAGCATTCCCATTGACCATCCCCGCATCTACTATGGTGAAATCGCTAATACCTACATTCTGGCTCCTAGCAAGGTGCCGGAACTGGATTATCCCCAAGGGGAAGACAATGCTTACCACAGCTACAGCGGTGCTTCTGGAGTATCTTTGAGCAATTGGTGGCGGCGCTTGGTGTTTGCCCAGTATCTCAAATCCTGGCAAATGCTCTTCACCAACAACTTAACCCCAGAAACCAAGGTCCTATACCGCCGCAATATCCAAGAGCAGATTACCCACATTGCCCCCTTTTTGCGCTATGACAGCGACCCTTATTTAGTCGTAGCCAATGCCAAGCTCAAAGGAGGCGATCGGGCTCTACCAGAGGCGGACATCCCCCAAAACTACCTCTACTGGATTGTCGATGCCTATACCACTAGCCAATACTACCCCTACTCGGAACCCAGCGATATCGATCGATTCAACTATATCCGCAACTCAGTAAAGGTCGTAATCGATGCCTACAACGGCTTGGTGGATTTCTACGTTGCTGATTCGAGCGACCCCATTATCCAAAGCTGGCAAGCTATATTCCCAGGGATGTTCCAACCTTTGGACGCTATGCCTGCAACCCTGCGCACCCACATCCGCTATCCCGTAGATTTGTTTGAAATCCAGTCAGAACGCCTCCTCGTTTACCACATGACTGACCCGCAGGTGTTCTACAACCGGGAAGACCAGTGGCAAGTGCCAAAAGAAATCTACGGCGGCGAACCCCGCCCGGTGGAGCCTTATTATCTCATCTTCAAACTGCCTGCGGAACGAAAAGAGGAGTTTATCCTCCTGCACCCATTCACTCCCACCCGCCGTAACAACCTGATCGGCTGGCTCGCTGGTCGCTCCGATGGCAATAATTATGGTAAGCTGCTGCTTTATCAGTTCCCTAAACAGCGCCTCATCTACGGACCGGAGCAGATAGAAGCGCGGATTAACCAAGACCCAGCCATCTCCCAACAGATTAGCCTTTGGAACCGCCAAGGTTCCCGCGTCA
- a CDS encoding serine/threonine-protein kinase — protein MGNNEIHIGKLLDRRYRIVQVLGSGTFGNTFLAADTHRPGYPQCIVKQLRPPSQNQRNLQIIELIFKKKAESLEKLGKNNSIPQLLAFFEEEQEFYLVEEFISGQPLTSEIGASKKISEDAAVKLLVEILEILAFVHGQGLVHGKIKPENFIRQQPEGRLVLIDFGLVREINQHLMNGARNLSGVGNHGGDGQPRFVAPTELAAGEYSPGAASAGLNGSAPPPELDTKPPVGRMPILGYSSDLYGVGLIGISALTGLNRDEIIGHPDSPNGSSGNSEPGLAISWKDFTAKNPPPSDALLAVVDKMVHPDPSQRYQSAGLALADLKKLQTQRRLPPPPPPPSKLGANGRASLLSPWGAANNKVGLGNQPKEKASFPVWPVTAIVLSVLALISLGWLFWGNYEQNRIKELQTRGLERARTGDKQGAIQEFNSAIKLNPNNAEAYYKRANALYDLGDYQDAIDDYTAALKINPSYVNSYFNRGLTYYEMGKYREAIADYTMAIKLDPKDADAYNKRGVAYHQLNDYPAAIQDYTKAISLNPEDATAYINRGLSASAAGNKQAAIADYTEALRKDPSNADAFYSRGRARFFLADYKGAMEDYTQAIEHNPDNSAIYANRCGAYLNLAEYELAIADCTKAIEINSQDETAFDNRCIAYLNLGNYPEAIADCTAAIQLAPKKAKAYSNRGLARSGAKDLVGAIEDYSEAIALSPSDAVAFNNRGKVYEEMGKHGEALVDFTQAIRLKQDYDLAYYNRALVRLKLGDKEGAIEDLRTSGKLCLDQGKTGCYNDAQYQIRQLQPQ, from the coding sequence ATGGGTAATAACGAAATTCATATCGGCAAACTTTTAGACAGAAGATACCGAATCGTACAAGTCCTCGGTTCGGGCACTTTTGGCAATACCTTTTTAGCAGCGGATACCCACCGACCAGGGTATCCTCAGTGTATTGTCAAGCAACTGCGTCCTCCGAGTCAAAATCAGAGAAATCTACAAATCATCGAACTGATTTTCAAAAAAAAGGCAGAATCTCTGGAAAAGCTGGGGAAAAATAACTCCATACCCCAATTATTAGCCTTTTTTGAAGAAGAACAAGAATTTTATTTAGTAGAAGAGTTTATTTCCGGCCAGCCCCTGACAAGTGAGATAGGCGCCAGCAAGAAGATAAGTGAGGATGCAGCAGTAAAGCTGCTGGTGGAAATCTTAGAAATTCTCGCTTTCGTTCACGGCCAAGGTCTGGTCCACGGGAAAATCAAACCAGAAAATTTCATTCGCCAGCAACCCGAGGGGCGGTTGGTTTTAATTGATTTCGGATTGGTCAGAGAAATCAATCAACACCTGATGAATGGGGCTCGCAATTTATCAGGGGTGGGCAACCACGGCGGCGATGGGCAACCACGCTTTGTGGCTCCTACAGAGTTGGCGGCGGGGGAATATTCCCCAGGGGCAGCGTCCGCAGGCTTAAACGGCAGCGCCCCACCCCCAGAATTAGACACCAAGCCACCAGTGGGGCGAATGCCCATTCTCGGCTACAGCAGCGACCTGTACGGAGTCGGTTTAATCGGCATCTCGGCGCTTACGGGTTTGAATCGGGATGAAATCATTGGCCATCCTGACAGCCCTAATGGCAGCAGTGGCAACAGCGAGCCCGGATTGGCCATATCCTGGAAAGATTTTACCGCAAAAAACCCCCCACCAAGTGACGCCCTACTGGCAGTAGTGGATAAAATGGTGCATCCAGACCCCAGCCAACGCTATCAGTCAGCGGGTTTAGCTCTGGCAGACCTGAAAAAGCTGCAAACACAGAGGCGGCTACCACCACCACCACCACCACCAAGCAAACTGGGGGCAAACGGTCGAGCCTCCCTCTTATCACCCTGGGGGGCGGCCAATAATAAAGTTGGTCTTGGCAATCAGCCCAAAGAAAAGGCATCATTTCCAGTGTGGCCGGTGACAGCGATCGTTTTATCTGTACTGGCCTTGATATCTTTAGGCTGGCTTTTCTGGGGCAATTATGAGCAAAATCGGATTAAAGAGCTGCAAACCCGGGGATTGGAAAGAGCCCGCACCGGCGACAAGCAAGGCGCAATTCAGGAGTTTAACTCGGCGATTAAACTGAATCCCAATAATGCAGAAGCCTACTACAAGCGGGCAAACGCTCTTTATGATTTGGGTGACTATCAGGATGCCATAGACGACTACACCGCCGCCCTCAAAATTAATCCCAGCTATGTCAATTCTTATTTTAACCGAGGCTTGACATACTACGAGATGGGCAAGTACCGGGAAGCCATTGCCGACTACACAATGGCCATCAAGCTCGACCCCAAAGATGCCGATGCTTACAATAAAAGGGGTGTGGCCTATCACCAGTTAAACGATTATCCAGCGGCCATACAGGATTATACCAAAGCCATCTCCCTCAACCCAGAAGACGCCACGGCCTATATTAACCGGGGTTTGTCGGCTTCAGCGGCGGGGAACAAGCAAGCGGCGATCGCGGATTACACCGAGGCTCTGCGCAAAGACCCCAGCAATGCGGACGCTTTTTATAGTCGGGGGCGGGCGCGCTTTTTTCTGGCGGACTACAAAGGGGCAATGGAGGATTACACTCAGGCTATTGAGCATAATCCCGATAACAGTGCTATTTATGCCAACCGGTGTGGGGCATACTTGAACTTGGCGGAGTATGAATTGGCGATCGCTGACTGCACCAAAGCCATAGAAATCAATTCTCAAGACGAAACCGCATTTGACAACCGCTGTATCGCCTACCTGAACCTGGGGAATTACCCAGAAGCGATCGCCGACTGCACCGCCGCCATTCAGCTCGCCCCCAAAAAAGCTAAAGCCTACAGCAACCGAGGACTAGCTCGCTCTGGGGCGAAAGATTTAGTAGGGGCGATCGAAGACTACAGCGAAGCGATCGCCCTGAGCCCCTCCGATGCGGTTGCCTTCAACAACCGAGGTAAAGTCTATGAGGAAATGGGCAAGCATGGGGAAGCTCTGGTAGATTTCACCCAAGCCATTCGGCTCAAACAGGACTATGACCTGGCTTACTACAACCGAGCCTTGGTACGGCTGAAACTGGGGGATAAAGAAGGGGCGATCGAAGACTTGCGCACCTCTGGTAAGCTCTGCTTAGACCAGGGCAAAACCGGTTGCTACAATGATGCTCAATATCAAATCCGTCAGTTACAACCCCAGTAA
- a CDS encoding tetratricopeptide repeat protein: MIGQILARRYQIRQYLGSGSFGTTYLAVDMRRPGNPVCVVKQLRAVRDTAQSLKAAHRRFIREAQILEKLGRHDRIPQLLAYFQGEREFYLVEEYIPGAPLSTELVPGAPKSESETIQMLEEVLEILVFVHGQNAIHRDVKPANLIRRAADKKLVLIDFGSVKELDPDTAPEQKLRTIATGTPAYMPLEQFQGNPRFNSDIYALGMMAIQAITGCSIPELRDIKGSQPKFGTTHSGSAKSSELYHPLSKDCSTAGWLESPSPALVAIMEKMVAEDHTQRYQSAAEVLADLAKVKLMQNVTGNSLPATIVQSLAREKTQSGDLWETSPTEDDFDVFAPSRPRGKYFRDSGWIVASLALVVGIVGSIALFQAHTQSKAKEFYNRAVERSQRGEPSAALADLNLAIQLVPNYASAYYSRGRVRFDTGDYGGAIGDYSRAIELNPNDAGAYANRCLARLQLAERAAGQFSLAVNDCTRAIELNPSYADAYANRCLARLHLAEPNNAISDCTRAIHLNPNHAIAYYRRGNAAAAANDLKQALADYTSAIRLNPEDANAYNRRGTIRSELGDQSGAISDFEKSAQICRRTNVASCFAEPPSSSTP, from the coding sequence ATGATTGGCCAAATACTCGCTCGACGCTATCAAATCCGCCAATACCTAGGTTCCGGGTCTTTCGGCACCACCTATTTGGCTGTGGATATGCGCCGTCCGGGGAACCCAGTATGTGTCGTGAAGCAGTTGCGAGCCGTCCGAGACACGGCTCAATCTCTGAAAGCTGCTCACCGCAGATTTATTCGCGAAGCCCAAATCCTGGAAAAACTGGGCAGACACGATCGCATCCCACAACTGCTGGCCTATTTTCAAGGCGAGCGAGAATTTTACCTAGTAGAAGAATATATTCCCGGGGCACCCCTTAGCACCGAATTAGTTCCCGGCGCTCCAAAAAGCGAAAGTGAAACTATCCAAATGCTAGAAGAGGTATTAGAAATATTAGTATTTGTTCACGGCCAAAATGCAATTCACCGGGATGTAAAACCAGCAAATTTAATCCGCCGCGCCGCCGATAAAAAATTAGTATTAATTGATTTCGGGTCAGTAAAAGAACTGGATCCCGATACTGCCCCCGAGCAAAAATTGCGGACGATCGCCACCGGCACCCCCGCATATATGCCCTTAGAACAATTTCAAGGCAACCCCCGATTTAACAGCGATATTTATGCCTTGGGGATGATGGCCATCCAAGCTATTACTGGGTGTTCCATCCCTGAATTGCGGGATATCAAAGGTAGCCAACCCAAATTCGGCACCACCCACAGTGGATCAGCCAAATCATCCGAACTATACCACCCATTGTCAAAAGATTGCTCCACAGCGGGTTGGTTAGAATCTCCATCGCCAGCGTTGGTTGCCATTATGGAAAAAATGGTAGCAGAAGACCACACCCAAAGGTATCAGTCAGCCGCTGAAGTCCTCGCCGACTTAGCTAAAGTAAAATTGATGCAGAATGTAACGGGCAACTCACTGCCCGCCACGATCGTACAATCTTTAGCGCGAGAGAAAACCCAGTCTGGGGACTTGTGGGAAACATCACCAACAGAGGATGATTTTGATGTCTTTGCTCCATCCCGCCCCCGGGGGAAGTATTTTAGAGATTCGGGTTGGATTGTAGCTTCTTTAGCCCTAGTAGTGGGGATAGTAGGCAGCATTGCTCTGTTTCAGGCACATACCCAGAGCAAAGCCAAAGAATTTTACAATCGAGCCGTGGAAAGGTCACAAAGAGGAGAACCATCTGCCGCCTTGGCAGATTTAAATCTAGCGATTCAGTTAGTACCGAATTACGCCAGTGCCTACTACTCCAGGGGTAGAGTTCGGTTTGACACGGGAGATTATGGCGGCGCGATCGGCGACTATAGCCGAGCGATCGAACTCAATCCCAACGATGCCGGAGCCTATGCCAACCGCTGCTTAGCCCGCTTGCAGCTTGCTGAGCGCGCGGCGGGGCAGTTTTCCTTGGCTGTTAACGACTGCACCCGAGCGATCGAACTCAATCCCAGCTATGCCGATGCCTACGCTAACCGCTGCTTAGCTCGCCTACACCTCGCCGAACCAAACAATGCCATATCCGACTGCACCCGAGCCATCCATCTCAACCCTAACCATGCCATTGCCTACTATCGCCGAGGTAACGCCGCCGCCGCCGCCAACGACCTCAAGCAGGCTTTGGCCGATTATACCAGCGCCATTCGCCTCAATCCCGAAGATGCCAACGCCTACAACCGTCGGGGAACGATCCGCTCTGAACTCGGAGACCAATCAGGAGCAATTTCTGACTTTGAAAAATCCGCCCAAATCTGCCGCCGCACCAATGTCGCATCTTGCTTTGCCGAACCACCAAGCTCCTCTACTCCCTGA